The following are encoded together in the Kribbella voronezhensis genome:
- a CDS encoding uroporphyrinogen-III synthase, with translation MKNRPGPLSGCTLAVTAHRRADDLIASFERRGAKVLHAPTLQIVPAPDDQTLIEATRRVIANPPDDVVVTTAVGFRGWVEAADTAGLAADLLSTLEQSRLLARGPKARGAIRAAGLVEHWSARSETTAEVVEWLRDQGVSGRKIVVQLHGLSDPALMDALRSAGASVRGLEVYRWGPAPDPAAVERVIGQICAGAVDAVVHTSAPGAQALLDAAVLAGQYDALVTALRTGRVLNACVGPVTAAPFQALGLEPLVPDRYRLGALIRIVTDRLTDDNARSIETAFGQLVIRGGAAVLDGEVLPLGPGPRAVLAALVAAGGDVVSRPDLLAVLPGAEDVHAVEVTVNRLRTAVGRPELVRTVVRRGYRLAVEPVGMTT, from the coding sequence GTGAAGAATAGGCCGGGCCCGCTGAGCGGTTGCACCCTCGCGGTGACCGCTCATCGCCGGGCCGACGACCTGATCGCCTCGTTCGAACGGCGCGGTGCGAAGGTGCTGCACGCGCCGACCCTGCAGATCGTGCCGGCGCCGGACGACCAGACGCTGATCGAGGCGACCCGGCGGGTGATCGCGAACCCGCCGGACGATGTGGTGGTCACGACCGCGGTCGGGTTTCGCGGCTGGGTCGAGGCGGCAGACACCGCAGGGTTGGCAGCGGATCTGCTGAGCACGCTGGAGCAGTCGCGCCTGCTTGCGCGTGGGCCCAAGGCGCGCGGGGCGATCCGCGCGGCTGGGTTGGTGGAGCACTGGTCCGCTCGATCGGAGACGACGGCCGAGGTCGTCGAATGGCTGCGGGACCAGGGGGTTTCCGGGCGCAAGATTGTCGTGCAGTTGCACGGGTTGTCGGACCCGGCGCTGATGGATGCGTTGCGGTCGGCGGGCGCGTCGGTGCGCGGGCTCGAGGTCTATCGATGGGGGCCGGCGCCTGATCCGGCCGCGGTGGAGCGGGTGATCGGGCAGATCTGCGCCGGCGCGGTCGATGCCGTCGTCCACACGTCGGCGCCTGGTGCGCAGGCGTTGCTGGATGCTGCTGTCCTAGCCGGGCAGTACGACGCGTTGGTGACAGCGCTTCGGACCGGGCGGGTGCTCAATGCCTGTGTCGGGCCGGTGACAGCTGCGCCGTTCCAGGCGTTGGGGCTGGAACCGCTGGTGCCGGACCGGTACCGGCTCGGTGCGCTGATCCGGATCGTGACCGATCGGCTGACCGACGACAACGCTCGATCGATCGAGACGGCCTTTGGGCAATTGGTGATCCGCGGCGGCGCAGCGGTGCTGGACGGCGAAGTGCTGCCGCTGGGACCCGGGCCCCGCGCAGTACTGGCTGCTCTGGTTGCGGCTGGTGGCGATGTGGTGTCGCGCCCGGACCTGCTGGCGGTGCTGCCTGGTGCGGAGGACGTCCACGCCGTCGAGGTGACGGTCAACAGACTCCGTACTGCGGTTGGCCGGCCTGAGTTGGTGCGAACCGTAGTACGCCGCGGCTATCGCTTGGCCGTCGAACCAGTGGGGATGACGACATGA
- the nirD gene encoding nitrite reductase small subunit NirD encodes MNTLTAVAVCSYDVLLPERGVAALIGERQIALFRTHDGAVYALDNHDPVSGANVMSRGIVGSRGDVPTVASPMFKQVYDLRTGQCLDDPDVTIPAYEVQVVDGQVLVSAGEE; translated from the coding sequence ATGAACACCCTCACCGCCGTGGCGGTCTGCTCCTATGACGTGTTGCTGCCCGAACGCGGGGTCGCCGCGCTGATCGGGGAGCGGCAGATCGCGCTGTTCCGGACCCACGACGGCGCGGTGTACGCCCTGGACAACCACGATCCGGTCAGCGGCGCCAACGTGATGTCCCGCGGCATCGTGGGCAGCCGCGGCGACGTACCGACCGTAGCGTCGCCGATGTTCAAGCAGGTGTACGACCTGCGCACCGGCCAGTGCCTGGACGATCCGGACGTCACCATCCCGGCGTACGAGGTACAGGTCGTCGACGGACAGGTGCTGGTGAGTGCCGGTGAAGAATAG
- the nirB gene encoding nitrite reductase large subunit NirB: MTERVVIIGAGMAGTRLAQLLDGRYDVQLLGDEGFYNRGRLTEYVAGRAAEPVVDKANPVTAVAVDRAAKVVIAEDGQRIPYDRLVFATGAEPVEPPALNGFRTLRTADDAIAIVRAAEHVRRAVILGGGILGVETACALRERGVAVTLIHDGESLLDKTIRATAGRRITRAVRHLGVEVLLNTTIASTEVRDGSFRSAQLAGGGVVFGELLIAACGVEPRAAVAAAAGLPIGSTGGIVVDHTFTTPVDPDVHAIGDCAECEGRTTGTVAGAWDQAEILARHLAAEEVEPGPGDEVIRLTAGGLDVLVLGSEAPGGEVVQLDDDKRFVRAVIHEGVVRSAVVVGAPEVAAELVLLADRRTQVAADLLFAAPETPKKRQLTVCRCNGVTRAAIEAAWQAGADSVAGIAAKTRATTGCGSCTGAVGNLLDRLRRGESEPVPTRRATMTELNKARHLVIVGGGMVAHRLVEALRSRDTAVDWRITVLAEEPRMPYDRVALTSYFSGRDPQDLSLGDPELWDDPAVTLRKGVTVTAMDVEAKTVRTSRDEVIAYDELVLATGSYAFVPPIKNSDVNGCFVYRTVDDVAALRVYVERLRAEGKDVNGVVVGGGLLGLEAAGALRALGAKTKVVEFAPRLMALQVDEGGGSALARLIRDLDIEVLTSTQTTRVKTTSQGAAKAMAVADGPDLPADVVVFATGVRPRDELGRASGLEIGERGGVVVDDTCRTSVPGVWAIGEVACIEGRVWGLVAPGYAMAEIVADQLLGGAATFPGADSSTKLKLLGVDVASFGDAFGATEGALDIVYADPVAGVYKKLVLSDDARTLLGGILVGDASAYSGLRPMVGRQLGADPASYLLPEGSQPVQMELPDDAPVCSCNNVSAGTIRCAVREEGCGDLKSLCGKTKAGTSCGSCLPIVKNLLNSELAAAGVEVSKALCEHFALSRAELFDVVRVTGLRTFSEIVERHGTGRGCDICKPVVASILASLDPAGHVLDGERATLQDTNDHVMANIQKDGTYSVVPRIPGGEVTPEGLIAIGEVARDFGLYTKITGGQRVDLFGARIEQLPAIWKRLVDAGFESGHAYGKSLRTVKSCVGSTWCRYGVQDSVGMAIALELRYRGLRSPHKLKLGVSGCARECAEARGKDVGVIATENGWNLYVGGNGGMTPRHAQLLASDLSDDQLLQAIDRFLMYYIRTGDRLQRTAVWVNEIEGGLDHVRDVVLNDSLGIAADLDAAMASHIDSYVDEWQATLQDPEKLARFVSFVNAPDQPDADLRYVVERNQPRPATPAERGQMEPVLLAGPRLEVRR; encoded by the coding sequence ATGACCGAACGAGTGGTGATCATCGGCGCGGGGATGGCGGGCACCCGGCTCGCCCAGCTCCTCGACGGCCGGTACGACGTACAGCTGCTCGGCGACGAGGGCTTCTACAACCGCGGCCGGCTCACCGAGTACGTCGCGGGTCGCGCGGCGGAACCCGTGGTGGACAAAGCGAATCCGGTCACGGCTGTGGCGGTCGATCGCGCAGCGAAGGTCGTGATCGCCGAAGATGGCCAGCGGATTCCTTACGACCGGCTCGTGTTCGCGACGGGTGCCGAGCCGGTCGAGCCGCCGGCGCTCAACGGTTTCCGGACGCTGCGGACCGCCGACGACGCGATCGCGATCGTGCGGGCTGCTGAGCACGTACGCCGGGCGGTGATCCTCGGCGGCGGGATACTCGGCGTGGAGACGGCCTGCGCCCTGCGCGAACGTGGGGTTGCGGTCACCCTGATCCACGACGGTGAATCCCTGCTGGACAAGACGATCCGGGCGACAGCCGGCCGACGGATCACCAGGGCCGTTCGCCACCTCGGTGTCGAGGTGCTGCTGAACACGACGATCGCGAGCACCGAGGTACGGGACGGCAGCTTCCGGTCCGCCCAGCTGGCCGGCGGCGGGGTTGTCTTCGGTGAGTTGCTGATCGCGGCCTGCGGGGTCGAACCGCGAGCGGCGGTCGCTGCGGCCGCCGGGCTTCCGATCGGGTCGACCGGCGGGATCGTCGTCGACCACACGTTCACTACTCCGGTTGATCCTGACGTGCATGCGATCGGCGACTGCGCGGAGTGCGAAGGGCGAACGACCGGAACGGTCGCCGGCGCCTGGGACCAGGCGGAGATCCTTGCGCGCCACCTGGCAGCCGAAGAAGTGGAGCCGGGTCCGGGCGATGAGGTCATCCGGCTGACCGCCGGTGGGCTGGACGTGCTCGTGCTCGGGAGCGAAGCCCCTGGTGGAGAGGTCGTCCAGCTGGACGACGACAAGCGATTCGTGCGGGCGGTGATCCACGAAGGCGTGGTGCGGTCCGCTGTGGTGGTCGGGGCGCCGGAGGTGGCGGCCGAGTTGGTGCTGCTGGCGGACCGGCGTACGCAGGTCGCCGCCGATCTGTTGTTCGCGGCCCCCGAAACCCCGAAGAAGCGACAACTGACCGTCTGCCGGTGCAACGGCGTGACGCGGGCTGCCATCGAGGCGGCCTGGCAGGCGGGTGCCGACAGCGTGGCCGGCATCGCGGCGAAGACCAGAGCGACCACCGGGTGCGGCAGCTGTACGGGGGCTGTCGGCAACCTTCTCGACCGGCTCCGGCGCGGCGAGAGCGAACCCGTCCCGACCAGGAGGGCAACCATGACAGAGCTGAACAAGGCCCGGCACTTGGTGATCGTTGGTGGCGGCATGGTCGCGCACCGGCTGGTGGAGGCGTTGCGCTCCCGGGACACCGCCGTGGACTGGCGGATCACCGTGCTCGCCGAAGAGCCGCGGATGCCGTACGACCGGGTGGCTCTGACCTCGTATTTCTCCGGCCGTGACCCGCAGGACCTCTCCCTGGGCGACCCCGAGCTCTGGGACGACCCGGCCGTCACGTTGCGCAAGGGCGTCACCGTGACCGCGATGGACGTCGAGGCCAAGACGGTCCGGACCTCGCGCGACGAGGTGATCGCGTACGACGAACTGGTACTTGCCACCGGCTCCTACGCGTTCGTGCCGCCGATCAAGAACAGCGACGTGAACGGCTGCTTCGTCTACCGCACCGTCGACGACGTCGCCGCTCTGCGCGTGTACGTCGAACGGCTGCGGGCCGAGGGCAAGGATGTCAACGGGGTCGTGGTCGGTGGTGGTCTGCTCGGCCTCGAGGCGGCAGGTGCGCTGCGGGCGCTGGGTGCGAAGACGAAGGTGGTCGAGTTCGCGCCCAGGCTGATGGCGTTGCAGGTCGACGAAGGCGGCGGCAGCGCGCTCGCGCGGCTGATCCGCGATCTCGATATCGAGGTGCTGACCTCGACCCAGACGACCCGGGTGAAGACGACGTCGCAAGGCGCTGCCAAGGCGATGGCCGTTGCCGACGGCCCCGATCTGCCGGCCGACGTGGTGGTCTTCGCGACCGGTGTCCGGCCGCGCGACGAACTCGGACGCGCGAGCGGCCTGGAGATCGGCGAACGCGGCGGCGTCGTGGTCGACGACACCTGCCGGACCTCGGTACCGGGCGTCTGGGCGATCGGCGAAGTGGCCTGCATCGAGGGCCGGGTGTGGGGTCTGGTCGCCCCGGGCTACGCGATGGCCGAGATCGTCGCGGACCAGTTGCTCGGCGGCGCGGCGACCTTCCCAGGTGCCGACTCGTCGACCAAGCTGAAGCTGCTCGGCGTCGACGTCGCCAGCTTCGGCGACGCGTTCGGCGCGACCGAGGGTGCGCTCGACATCGTGTACGCCGACCCGGTCGCGGGCGTCTACAAGAAGCTCGTCCTCTCCGACGACGCGCGGACGCTGCTCGGCGGGATCCTGGTGGGCGACGCATCGGCGTACTCCGGGCTGCGCCCGATGGTCGGGCGGCAACTGGGTGCCGACCCCGCGTCGTACCTGCTGCCGGAGGGTTCGCAGCCGGTGCAGATGGAGCTTCCGGACGATGCGCCGGTCTGCTCCTGCAACAACGTCTCGGCCGGCACGATCCGGTGCGCGGTTCGCGAGGAGGGCTGCGGGGACCTCAAATCGCTGTGTGGCAAGACCAAAGCCGGCACCAGCTGTGGCTCCTGCCTGCCGATCGTGAAGAACCTGCTGAACTCCGAACTGGCCGCGGCCGGTGTCGAGGTCAGCAAGGCGCTCTGCGAGCACTTCGCGTTGTCCCGCGCGGAGCTGTTCGACGTCGTCCGGGTGACCGGGCTGCGGACGTTCAGCGAGATCGTCGAGCGGCACGGCACCGGTCGCGGCTGCGACATCTGCAAGCCGGTGGTGGCCTCCATCCTGGCCAGCCTCGACCCCGCCGGGCACGTGCTGGACGGCGAACGCGCCACCCTGCAGGACACCAACGACCACGTGATGGCCAACATCCAGAAGGACGGCACGTACTCCGTCGTGCCGCGGATCCCCGGCGGCGAGGTGACGCCGGAGGGCTTGATCGCGATCGGCGAGGTGGCCCGGGACTTCGGGCTGTACACGAAGATCACCGGCGGCCAGCGGGTCGACCTGTTCGGAGCCCGGATCGAGCAGTTGCCTGCGATCTGGAAGCGTTTGGTCGACGCCGGCTTCGAATCGGGGCACGCCTACGGCAAATCGTTGCGAACCGTGAAGTCCTGTGTCGGCTCCACCTGGTGCCGGTACGGCGTCCAGGACTCCGTCGGGATGGCGATCGCACTGGAGTTGCGGTACCGCGGGTTGCGGTCGCCGCACAAGCTCAAGCTGGGCGTCTCCGGGTGTGCCCGGGAGTGTGCCGAGGCGCGCGGCAAGGACGTCGGCGTGATCGCCACCGAGAACGGCTGGAACCTGTACGTCGGCGGCAACGGCGGCATGACGCCGCGGCACGCGCAACTGCTCGCGTCCGACCTGTCCGACGACCAGTTGCTACAGGCAATCGACCGGTTCCTGATGTACTACATCCGCACCGGCGACCGGCTGCAGCGGACCGCTGTCTGGGTGAACGAGATCGAGGGCGGGCTGGACCACGTCCGCGACGTCGTGCTGAACGACAGCCTCGGCATCGCGGCCGACCTCGACGCGGCGATGGCCAGCCACATCGACTCCTACGTCGACGAATGGCAGGCGACCTTGCAGGACCCGGAGAAGCTGGCCCGGTTCGTCTCGTTCGTGAACGCCCCCGACCAACCCGACGCCGACCTGCGCTACGTGGTCGAACGCAACCAGCCGCGGCCGGCCACGCCGGCAGAACGCGGACAGATGGAGCCGGTCCTGCTGGCCGGCCCCCGACTGGAGGTACGCCGATGA
- a CDS encoding molybdopterin oxidoreductase family protein produces MTAVDTHCPYCALQCATTLHPVERPGAVAVQPREFPTNRGGLCRKGWTAPEVLTVPDRLTKPLVRNAAGDLVETSWDEALDFVADRIRSLQTAYGDDAVAVFGGGGLTNEKAYALGKFARVTLRTSNVDYNGRFCMSSAAAATNRAFGIDRGLPFPLTDLGGAGAILLVGSNIAETMPPAVAHLDAARAAGGLLVVDPRRTATAGLVDEGAGVHLQPTPGTDLALVLSLTHVVLQEGLADTAYLQERTDDPDGLFRSTAGWWPERAERVTGVPAVTIRQAARLLAAAAPVHGGAGAFILTGRGAEQHSKGTDTVTACINLALALGLPGRLGSGYGCITGQGNGQGGREHGQKADQLPGYRSIADPAARAHVAGVWGVDPDDLPGPGRSAVELINALGTPEGPRALLVHGSNLLVSAPRLASVREHLAALDLLVVADVVPSETALIADVVFPVTQWAEEDGTMTSLEGRVLRRRAAVTPPGEVRSDLAIFAGLAERLRPATPFSTDPAEVFEELRLASAGGIADYAGISWARLDADEALFWPCPEESHPGTPRLFADRFGTPDGRARVIAVDHRPVADDLRGEAPLYLVTGRLLQHYQSGAQTRRVVELAEAEPEVFAEIHPRVAAQLGVSDGRPVRLTTARGSMVLPARVTTDVRPDTVFVPFHFGGEGSVNELTNDALDPVSKMPEFKACAVELAAASLSAKGIPA; encoded by the coding sequence GTGACCGCTGTAGACACTCACTGCCCGTACTGCGCCCTGCAGTGCGCGACGACTCTGCACCCGGTCGAGAGGCCGGGTGCAGTGGCCGTGCAACCTCGCGAGTTCCCGACCAACCGGGGCGGACTGTGCCGCAAGGGCTGGACGGCACCCGAGGTGCTCACGGTGCCGGACCGCCTGACGAAGCCGCTGGTCCGCAACGCCGCCGGCGACCTGGTGGAGACGAGCTGGGACGAGGCGCTCGACTTCGTTGCCGACCGCATCCGCTCGCTGCAGACGGCGTACGGCGATGACGCGGTGGCCGTGTTCGGCGGTGGCGGCCTCACCAATGAGAAGGCCTACGCGCTCGGCAAGTTCGCCCGGGTCACGCTGCGGACGTCGAACGTGGACTACAACGGCCGCTTCTGTATGTCGTCCGCGGCAGCTGCGACGAACCGTGCCTTCGGCATCGACCGTGGTCTGCCCTTCCCGCTGACCGATCTCGGCGGCGCCGGCGCGATTTTGCTGGTCGGCAGCAACATTGCCGAAACAATGCCGCCCGCCGTCGCGCACTTGGACGCGGCTCGGGCCGCTGGTGGCCTGCTCGTTGTCGACCCACGCCGTACTGCGACGGCCGGGCTGGTGGACGAAGGCGCCGGCGTACACCTGCAGCCCACGCCGGGCACTGACCTGGCCCTGGTGCTCTCGCTGACGCACGTGGTGCTGCAGGAGGGACTGGCAGACACCGCGTACCTGCAGGAACGGACTGACGACCCTGACGGCTTGTTCCGGTCCACGGCCGGCTGGTGGCCGGAGCGCGCCGAGCGCGTGACCGGCGTACCGGCTGTCACCATCCGGCAGGCGGCGCGCCTCCTGGCGGCAGCTGCGCCCGTACATGGTGGTGCTGGGGCATTCATCCTCACCGGGCGTGGCGCAGAGCAGCACAGCAAGGGCACTGACACCGTCACCGCCTGCATCAACCTGGCTCTCGCGCTAGGCCTGCCTGGGCGGCTAGGCAGCGGCTACGGCTGCATCACCGGCCAGGGGAACGGCCAAGGCGGCCGCGAGCACGGTCAGAAGGCGGACCAACTACCGGGCTACCGCAGCATCGCGGACCCGGCCGCACGCGCCCACGTGGCCGGTGTGTGGGGAGTGGACCCGGACGACCTGCCGGGCCCGGGCCGGAGTGCTGTCGAGCTGATCAACGCCCTCGGTACGCCGGAAGGCCCGCGGGCGCTCCTGGTCCACGGCAGCAACCTGCTGGTGTCTGCGCCACGGCTCGCCTCAGTGCGGGAGCACCTCGCCGCGCTGGACCTGCTCGTCGTCGCGGACGTGGTCCCGTCGGAAACCGCCCTGATCGCCGATGTGGTCTTCCCGGTCACGCAGTGGGCCGAGGAGGACGGCACGATGACGTCGCTGGAGGGACGCGTACTGCGACGCAGGGCGGCCGTGACGCCGCCTGGTGAGGTGCGCAGCGACCTGGCGATCTTCGCAGGACTGGCCGAGCGGCTGCGCCCGGCGACTCCGTTCTCCACCGATCCGGCCGAGGTCTTCGAGGAGCTTCGCCTCGCCAGCGCGGGCGGCATCGCGGACTACGCCGGGATCAGCTGGGCGAGGCTGGACGCCGACGAAGCGCTGTTCTGGCCCTGCCCGGAGGAGAGCCACCCGGGCACACCACGGCTGTTCGCCGACCGCTTCGGTACGCCGGACGGCCGGGCGCGGGTGATCGCGGTCGACCATCGGCCGGTAGCCGACGACCTCCGTGGTGAAGCGCCGCTCTACCTGGTGACGGGCCGCCTTCTGCAGCACTATCAGAGTGGCGCGCAGACCCGCCGCGTGGTCGAGCTCGCCGAGGCCGAGCCGGAGGTGTTCGCCGAGATCCACCCGCGGGTCGCCGCGCAACTGGGGGTCTCGGACGGCCGGCCGGTGCGTTTGACGACGGCGCGGGGCTCGATGGTGCTCCCGGCGCGCGTGACGACCGACGTACGGCCGGACACGGTGTTCGTGCCGTTCCACTTCGGTGGCGAGGGCAGCGTGAACGAGCTGACCAACGATGCGCTGGACCCGGTCTCGAAGATGCCCGAGTTCAAGGCTTGCGCGGTCGAGCTGGCCGCCGCGTCCCTGTCCGCAAAGGGGATTCCGGCATGA
- a CDS encoding MFS transporter, which translates to MTLEARPGVATPREVTGAVGTVEAPRRGRWIDVWDPEDAEFWAAKGRRVARRNLWPSIFAEFLGFSVWQLWSIVVVSLPAAGFGYSTDQMFWLVALPSLVGATLRLPYTFAVPKFGGRNWTIVSALLLLVPTSGLAFFVSRPDTPFWLMALVAATAGVGGGNFASSMTNISFFFPERDKGFALGLNAAGGNLGVAVVQLLVPIMIVAGAGLTLNRAGLMWLPLIVLAAVLAWRVMDNLSAATSSFRASIAAAKRPHTWVISFLYIGTFGSFIGFSAAFPLLIKTTFPHITVAHIAFLGALVGSVSRPFGGKLADRIGGAKVTVTAFVVMGVGILSAIAALHSGSFTWFLLSFLVLFVASGAGNGSTYRMIPAVFRQTTLDLDGKPEPVRARREAAACIGIASAIGAYGGFFVPRGFAMSTGHYGSLVPALYSFCGFYVVCLALTYFCYLRRGGPLSQERV; encoded by the coding sequence ATGACGCTCGAGGCTCGACCTGGGGTCGCAACCCCGCGCGAGGTGACCGGGGCGGTGGGCACGGTCGAAGCGCCCCGCCGGGGCCGCTGGATCGACGTCTGGGACCCGGAGGACGCCGAGTTCTGGGCGGCGAAGGGCCGCCGGGTGGCTCGCCGCAACCTGTGGCCGTCGATCTTCGCCGAGTTCCTGGGCTTCTCGGTCTGGCAGCTGTGGAGCATCGTGGTGGTGTCGCTGCCGGCCGCCGGCTTCGGTTACAGCACCGACCAGATGTTCTGGCTGGTCGCGCTGCCGAGCCTGGTCGGCGCCACGCTGCGGCTGCCCTACACGTTCGCCGTACCGAAGTTCGGCGGCCGCAACTGGACGATCGTGTCCGCGTTGCTGCTGCTGGTCCCGACCTCCGGGCTGGCGTTCTTCGTCAGCCGGCCGGACACCCCGTTCTGGCTGATGGCCCTGGTCGCGGCCACCGCGGGCGTCGGCGGCGGCAACTTCGCCAGCAGTATGACGAACATCTCCTTCTTCTTCCCCGAGCGGGACAAGGGCTTCGCGCTCGGGCTGAACGCGGCCGGCGGCAACCTCGGGGTGGCCGTGGTCCAGCTGCTGGTGCCGATCATGATCGTCGCCGGCGCGGGCCTGACGCTGAACCGCGCGGGGCTGATGTGGCTGCCGCTGATCGTGCTCGCCGCTGTGCTGGCCTGGCGGGTGATGGACAACCTGTCCGCCGCGACCTCGTCGTTCCGCGCCTCGATCGCGGCGGCGAAGCGGCCGCACACCTGGGTGATCTCCTTCCTCTACATCGGCACCTTCGGCTCGTTCATCGGGTTCTCGGCGGCCTTCCCGCTGCTGATCAAGACGACCTTCCCGCACATCACGGTGGCGCACATCGCCTTCCTCGGTGCGCTGGTCGGCTCGGTCTCGCGGCCCTTCGGCGGCAAGCTGGCCGACCGGATCGGCGGCGCCAAGGTGACGGTGACGGCGTTCGTGGTGATGGGCGTCGGCATCCTGTCAGCGATCGCCGCACTGCACTCCGGCAGCTTCACCTGGTTCCTGCTCAGCTTCCTGGTGCTGTTCGTCGCCAGCGGCGCCGGCAACGGCTCGACGTACCGGATGATTCCGGCGGTCTTCCGGCAGACGACGCTGGATCTGGACGGCAAGCCGGAGCCGGTCCGGGCCCGGCGCGAGGCGGCGGCCTGTATCGGGATCGCCTCGGCCATCGGCGCGTACGGCGGCTTCTTCGTACCGCGCGGCTTCGCGATGTCCACCGGGCACTACGGCTCGCTGGTACCGGCTCTGTACAGCTTCTGCGGCTTCTACGTGGTCTGCCTGGCCCTCACGTACTTCTGCTACCTGCGTCGGGGTGGCCCGCTCAGCCAGGAGCGCGTGTGA
- a CDS encoding MMPL family transporter — protein MRNNRRWAWRAGIAAVLIGWLLLGAIGGPTVGRLSEVQENDNANFLPKQAESTLVNNESAKFIDSKALPYFVLIERDSGITPADLAKANAFLAKVPSLDLGDGKTIGEYLSAPARTIIPSADKKALLITLELNSDRLTEVVKSGETALFAVADEMRGEIKQSLTPTGLKVYVTGPGGVFADFVTAFGGIDGILLGVALAVVFVILLIVYRSPVLPIAVLLTAVFGLALAASVVYPLAKNNVIELNGQSQGILFILVVGAATDYSLLLVSRYKEELHDYESKYEAMRVAWRASIEPIAASAATVILGLLCLLLSQLGSTKGLGPVGAIGIAGALVSAMTFLPAILLAFGRRIFWPAIPRVDHVHAKDQVGGRKLWGRVSGLVGRSPRKVWAVSALALIACGAFLPTFKAQGISQEDLFLNKVESVTGQEELAKHFDAGAGTPVQILTSEDQAARVVETAMKVDGVASASASTAPGVPPKIVAGKVLVQATLKVPADSPDATKVVKHLRTELDQVSPDVLVGGNTAINLDVMDASNRDLKVIIPAILAVIFVVLMLLLRSVVAAILLVVCNVLSFGATVGISALVFNHVFDFPGADASIPLYAFVFLVALGIDYSIFLMTRVREESIEQGTRPGILTGLAVTGGVITSAGVVLAATFSALGVVPILFLAQIAFMVGFGVLLDTTIVRSLLVPALSYDIGRTIWWPSKLAKADQPD, from the coding sequence GTGCGGAACAACCGGCGCTGGGCGTGGCGGGCGGGGATCGCGGCGGTGCTGATCGGCTGGCTGCTGCTGGGCGCGATCGGCGGGCCGACGGTCGGACGGCTGAGCGAGGTGCAGGAGAACGACAACGCGAACTTCCTGCCGAAACAGGCCGAGTCCACGCTGGTCAACAACGAGTCGGCCAAGTTCATCGACTCCAAGGCCCTGCCGTACTTCGTCCTGATCGAGCGCGACAGCGGCATCACCCCCGCCGACCTGGCGAAGGCGAACGCTTTCCTCGCCAAGGTGCCGTCGCTCGACCTCGGTGACGGCAAGACGATCGGTGAGTACCTGTCCGCGCCGGCCAGGACGATCATCCCGTCGGCCGACAAGAAGGCGCTGCTGATCACCCTCGAGCTGAACAGCGACCGCCTCACCGAGGTGGTCAAGTCGGGCGAGACCGCGCTGTTCGCGGTGGCCGACGAGATGCGCGGCGAGATCAAGCAGTCGCTCACGCCGACCGGGCTGAAGGTCTACGTGACCGGTCCGGGTGGGGTGTTCGCCGACTTCGTCACCGCCTTCGGCGGGATCGACGGGATCCTGCTCGGCGTCGCGCTCGCCGTCGTGTTCGTGATCCTGCTGATCGTCTACCGCAGCCCCGTGCTGCCGATCGCCGTCCTGCTGACCGCGGTGTTCGGACTAGCCCTGGCGGCGTCGGTGGTCTATCCGCTGGCCAAGAACAACGTGATCGAGCTGAACGGCCAGAGTCAGGGCATCCTGTTCATCCTCGTCGTGGGCGCCGCGACCGACTACTCGCTGCTGCTCGTCTCGCGGTACAAGGAAGAGCTGCACGACTACGAGAGCAAGTACGAGGCGATGCGGGTCGCCTGGCGGGCTTCGATCGAGCCGATCGCCGCCAGCGCGGCGACGGTGATCCTCGGCCTGCTCTGCCTGCTGCTGTCCCAGCTCGGCAGCACCAAGGGCCTCGGCCCGGTCGGCGCCATCGGCATCGCCGGCGCCCTGGTCTCCGCGATGACCTTCCTGCCCGCGATCCTGCTCGCCTTCGGCCGCCGGATCTTCTGGCCGGCCATCCCCCGGGTCGACCACGTGCACGCCAAGGACCAGGTCGGCGGCCGCAAGCTATGGGGTCGCGTCTCCGGCCTGGTCGGCCGCAGCCCGCGCAAGGTCTGGGCGGTCTCCGCACTCGCCCTGATCGCCTGCGGCGCCTTCCTGCCGACCTTCAAGGCGCAGGGCATCTCGCAGGAGGACCTGTTCCTGAACAAGGTCGAGTCCGTCACCGGCCAGGAAGAGCTGGCCAAGCACTTCGACGCCGGCGCCGGTACGCCGGTCCAGATCCTCACCAGCGAGGACCAGGCCGCCAGGGTCGTCGAAACGGCGATGAAGGTCGACGGGGTCGCGTCCGCGTCCGCCTCGACCGCACCGGGCGTGCCGCCGAAGATCGTGGCGGGCAAGGTGCTGGTGCAGGCGACGCTCAAGGTCCCGGCCGACTCCCCCGACGCGACCAAGGTGGTCAAGCACCTGCGCACCGAGCTGGACCAGGTCAGCCCGGACGTCCTGGTCGGCGGCAACACCGCGATCAACCTCGACGTGATGGACGCGAGCAACCGCGACCTCAAGGTGATCATCCCGGCCATCCTCGCGGTGATCTTCGTGGTCCTGATGCTGCTGCTGCGCTCCGTCGTCGCGGCGATCCTGCTGGTGGTCTGCAACGTGCTCTCGTTCGGCGCGACCGTCGGGATCAGCGCGCTGGTGTTCAACCACGTCTTCGACTTCCCCGGCGCCGACGCGTCGATCCCGCTCTACGCGTTCGTCTTCCTGGTTGCCCTGGGCATCGACTACTCGATCTTCCTGATGACCCGGGTCCGGGAGGAGTCGATCGAGCAGGGCACCCGGCCGGGCATCCTGACCGGACTGGCCGTCACCGGCGGCGTGATCACCTCCGCCGGTGTCGTCCTGGCAGCCACCTTCTCCGCGCTCGGCGTCGTACCGATCCTGTTCCTGGCGCAGATCGCGTTCATGGTCGGCTTCGGCGTCCTGCTCGACACCACCATCGTCCGCTCCTTGCTCGTCCCCGCCCTCTCCTACGACATCGGCCGGACGATCTGGTGGCCGAGCAAACTGGCCAAGGCCGACCAGCCCGACTAG